The following proteins come from a genomic window of Burkholderia stabilis:
- a CDS encoding NAD+ synthase yields MKTRLALAQINVTVGDFAGNVARIVAAARAAHNDGAQLMVAPELALSGYPPEDLLLRPAFYAAAAAALDALADALKAFDGLAVLVGHPLRGAGEGASGSDPRAPAVDGNANRPIERGVPPTDTFNAVSLIVGGEIVGTYRKQDLPNAEVFDEKRYFATDAEPLVFELNGVKYGVIICEDAWHASAAQIAKAAGAQVLLIPNGSPYHMNKEAVRIDILRARIRETGLPMVYVNLVGGQDELVFDGGSFVLDVQGTLVAKLPQFDEGHAIVEFDGARPLPGAIAPELSTDAQVYRALVTGVRDYIGKNGFPGVLIGLSGGVDSALVLALACDALGPERVRAVMMPSRFTADISTTDAAEMARRVGVRYDEIAIAPMFDAFRASLAGEFAGRAEDATEENIQARIRGTLLMALSNKFGSIVLTTGNKSEMAVGYCTLYGDMAGGFAVIKDIAKTLVYRLCRYRNETSDYALRDVIPERILTRAPSAELRENQTDQDSLPPYDVLDAIMRMYMEEDRPLAEIVAAGYAQADVERVTRLIKINEYKRRQAPIGIRVTHRAFGRDWRYPITSRFTERLD; encoded by the coding sequence ATGAAGACCCGACTCGCTCTCGCCCAGATCAACGTCACCGTCGGCGATTTCGCCGGCAACGTCGCGCGGATCGTCGCGGCCGCGCGCGCCGCGCACAACGATGGTGCGCAGCTGATGGTCGCGCCCGAACTCGCGCTGTCCGGCTATCCGCCGGAAGACCTGCTGCTGCGGCCCGCGTTCTACGCGGCGGCGGCGGCCGCGCTCGACGCGCTCGCCGATGCGCTGAAGGCGTTCGACGGGCTCGCGGTGCTGGTCGGCCATCCGTTGCGCGGCGCGGGCGAAGGCGCGTCGGGCAGCGATCCGCGCGCGCCAGCCGTCGATGGTAATGCAAACCGCCCGATCGAGCGCGGCGTGCCGCCCACCGACACCTTCAACGCGGTGTCGCTGATCGTCGGCGGCGAGATCGTCGGCACCTACCGCAAGCAGGATCTCCCCAACGCCGAGGTATTCGACGAGAAGCGTTATTTCGCGACGGACGCCGAGCCGCTCGTGTTCGAGCTGAACGGCGTGAAATACGGCGTGATCATTTGCGAGGACGCGTGGCACGCATCGGCCGCGCAGATCGCGAAGGCGGCCGGCGCGCAGGTGCTGCTGATCCCGAACGGCTCGCCGTATCACATGAACAAGGAAGCGGTGCGCATCGACATCCTGCGTGCGCGGATCCGCGAAACCGGGCTGCCGATGGTGTACGTGAACCTCGTCGGCGGGCAGGACGAACTCGTATTCGACGGCGGCTCGTTCGTGCTCGACGTGCAGGGTACGCTCGTCGCGAAGCTGCCGCAGTTCGACGAAGGGCACGCGATCGTCGAATTCGACGGCGCGCGGCCGCTGCCCGGCGCGATCGCGCCCGAGCTGTCGACGGATGCGCAGGTGTACCGCGCGCTCGTGACGGGCGTGCGCGACTACATCGGCAAGAACGGTTTTCCCGGCGTGCTGATCGGGCTGTCGGGCGGTGTCGATTCGGCGCTGGTGCTGGCGCTCGCGTGCGATGCGCTCGGCCCCGAGCGCGTGCGCGCGGTGATGATGCCGTCGCGCTTCACGGCCGACATCTCGACCACCGACGCGGCGGAGATGGCGCGGCGCGTCGGCGTGCGCTACGACGAGATCGCGATCGCGCCGATGTTCGACGCGTTCCGCGCATCGCTCGCGGGCGAGTTCGCGGGCCGCGCGGAAGACGCGACGGAGGAGAACATCCAGGCGCGCATCCGCGGCACGCTGCTGATGGCGCTGTCGAACAAGTTCGGCTCGATCGTGCTGACGACCGGCAACAAGAGCGAAATGGCGGTCGGCTACTGCACGCTGTACGGCGACATGGCCGGCGGTTTCGCGGTGATCAAGGACATCGCGAAGACGCTCGTGTACCGGCTTTGCCGCTATCGCAACGAGACGTCCGACTACGCGCTGCGCGACGTGATCCCCGAGCGGATCCTGACGCGCGCGCCGTCGGCCGAGTTGCGCGAGAACCAGACCGATCAGGACAGCCTGCCGCCGTACGACGTGCTCGACGCGATCATGCGGATGTACATGGAGGAAGACCGGCCGCTCGCTGAAATCGTCGCGGCCGGTTACGCGCAGGCCGACGTCGAGCGCGTGACGCGGCTCATCAAGATCA